One window of the Etheostoma spectabile isolate EspeVRDwgs_2016 chromosome 16, UIUC_Espe_1.0, whole genome shotgun sequence genome contains the following:
- the zgc:63972 gene encoding protein CutA homolog isoform X1, whose amino-acid sequence MSGSVKQPIERRGDLSLPLTVRRKVPVNTMHIFCKAGRTLGMAFVATGRMEWLWQRCPKEAVFLSVFRSMLLVSCLLLVLSVSMYPGLQSIGVQLHSAVTGSYVPGHHSVLLINSPNKQAAKDIGRAIMERRLAASINILSRTSTMYYWNGEIQDASEVLMLVKTKTSRIQQVIEYVRSVHPYENPEVLSFPVEDGNLAYMKWMDEAIPED is encoded by the exons ATGTCAGGAAGTGTCAAGCAACCAATTGAACGGCGCGGAGATTTATCTCTGCCTTTGACCGTCCGACGTAAAGTACCTGTCAACACAATGCACATCTTCTGTAAAG CCGGCCGGACATTGGGAATGGCATTTGTTGCCACTGGCAGGATGGAGTGGCTGTGGCAGCGGTGCCCTAAAGAGgctgtcttcctctctgtctttcgGTCGATGCTGCTCGTTTCATGTTTG CTCTTGGTCCTGTCCGTGTCCATGTATCCTGGGTTGCAGTCCATCGGGGTCCAGCTTCATTCAGCCGTCACAGGGAGTTATGTACCAGGCCACCACTCTGTTCTTCTTATCAACAGTCCCAACAAACAGGCAGCCAAGGACATTGGCAG GGCGATCATGGAGAGGCGGCTGGCGGCCAGTATTAACATTCTCTCCAGGACCTCTACAAT GTACTATTGGAACGGTGAAATCCAGGACGCAAGTGAAGTTCTAATG CTGGTGAAAACAAAGACCTCCAGGATCCAGCAAGTCATAGAATACGTGAG GTCTGTCCACCCCTATGAAAACCCAGAAGTCCTCAGCTTCCCAGTGGAGGACGGCAATCTGGCTTACATGAAGTGGATGGATGAAGCCATTCCGGAGGACTGA
- the zgc:63972 gene encoding uncharacterized protein zgc:63972 isoform X2, protein MSFLNVFLSQFSCLTGAVILVKKKKKKKRRNTNHPRRQSQRFYERSVSLFYYLPQPAGHWEWHLLPLAGWSGCGSGALKRLSSSLSFGRCCSFHVWAIMERRLAASINILSRTSTMYYWNGEIQDASEVLMLVKTKTSRIQQVIEYVRSVHPYENPEVLSFPVEDGNLAYMKWMDEAIPED, encoded by the exons ATGAGTTTTCTgaatgtttttctctcacagTTCAGCTGTTTAACCGGTGCTGTAatacttgtaaaaaaaaaaaaaaaaaaaaaaagacggaaCACTAATCATCCCCGGAGACAGTCGCAGCGGTTTTATGAACGAAGTGTGTCCCTCTTTTATTATCTGCCCCAGCCGGCCGGACATTGGGAATGGCATTTGTTGCCACTGGCAGGATGGAGTGGCTGTGGCAGCGGTGCCCTAAAGAGgctgtcttcctctctgtctttcgGTCGATGCTGCTCGTTTCATGTTTG GGCGATCATGGAGAGGCGGCTGGCGGCCAGTATTAACATTCTCTCCAGGACCTCTACAAT GTACTATTGGAACGGTGAAATCCAGGACGCAAGTGAAGTTCTAATG CTGGTGAAAACAAAGACCTCCAGGATCCAGCAAGTCATAGAATACGTGAG GTCTGTCCACCCCTATGAAAACCCAGAAGTCCTCAGCTTCCCAGTGGAGGACGGCAATCTGGCTTACATGAAGTGGATGGATGAAGCCATTCCGGAGGACTGA